The Bacteroides sp. AN502(2024) DNA segment CGGCAGGTTTCCACTGGGCATAAGAATCGGTGCAACACACTAACATGATTAACACCTCATAGATGTACGAATACTTCGCCATCCCTTTCATTACCATTTCCATAAGGACCAATATTTTATGTATTTCTTACATTGTTTTTTGTTCACTTTGCAAAAGTGTTAAATCTCTGGATGAATAAAGGCTAAAATTCTACCTATAAAGAATAAAATTCTATCAGAATGTGGATAATTGCTTTTTTTATACTTCCTTTGTAACAGTTTTTAGCCTTAAAGTTCATTTTTTATGATACGTCTTATACATATTGTGGGGATATTGGCTTGTTTGTTCAGTAACTTTTCCTGCCAGTATAAAGTAGCAACATCTCACGCATCGGAAACCATAGATTCCGCTTCCTATTATACGAATCCGCTTTTGTATAATAGTGGTTCGACTTTTGGCGCTCTGTTTCATGACGGTATGTATTATTATATTTGCGGGGTGGATGATAAAATCTGTTTGTGGGCATTGGAAGACATTACTGAAATATCACATGTACCTGCCAAAACGATATGGCCAGTGAACAACAATCAATCTTATTCTCATATCTGGGATCCGCAAATACATTATATCAATGGAAAGTGGTATGTGTATTTCAATATGGACGATGGCGATTTGGACAACCGCCAGTTGTATGTACTGGAAAATGCTTCACCCAACCCGTTGGAGGGGGAATTTGTGTTGAAAGGCAAGATTTCCACCGATCCTCACAATAATCTTGCTATTTACGGACATCCGTTTGTACATAAAGGCAAACTGTATCTGCTTTGGAGCGGCTGGAAAAACAAGCGTATCTTTGAGGAAATGCAATGCTTGTATATTGCCGAAATGTCCGATCCGTGGACGTTGGCATCCGAACGTGTCCTGATATCCGAACCTAAGTATGAATGGGAATGTCAATGGGTGGGGACCGACGGGAATAAAACCGCTTATCCTGTCTACGTCAATGAGATGCCTTTTCTTTTTCATTCCCGCAACAAGGACAAACTTCTTATTTACTATTCCGCCAGTGCCAACTGGACTCCTTATCACTGTATCGGATTACTAGTTGCCAGTGCCGACAGCGACCTGCTTTCTCCTACTTCATGGACTAAATTGTCCGAACCGGTTTTCAGACAATCACCAGAAAACAACGTATACGCCCCCGTCAATATATGTTTCATACCTTCACCGGATTATAAAGAGTGGTATATGCTTTATCTAGTACACAACTCGCCTCATAATACACTTGTGGAGAATAATTGCTCTTTACGGATGCAACCTATCGGCTGGGATGAGGCAGGATTGCCTTTGTTGGGCAAACCGGCAAAAGAAGGAGAAGTGTTTCGTAAACCTTCCGGGCTTTAGAATAAAAAAGTTCCGCACGTGTCCGGCGAATGAATCAGTCGGTATGCGTGCGGAACTTTTATTGAGAACTGAAAACGGATATTACTTGTATTTTTTCACTCGCTCATCGTCTATCACTCCCTTCCAGTTTAGTCCATACGTATAATCGTACACATGACCGTCGGCATCGTGATAACAACGCATATCATGTGGAGTATCTTCCGCCTGTTCCTCTACCGTGCGCATGTCTGCCGGCATTTGGAAGGGCAGCAAGGCGGAAGGCTCCGCTTTTCCTGACATCAGGTCGAGAACCGTCTGACGCTGTACGTCGAACAACAGGAACAATGCATCGGCATAAGGCTCTATCTCGCTCAACACGGGAGGATTCAGTACATTGATGGCCACAATCACCGGCTTTTCTCCCATGCTCTTCTTTGTTTGGATGACCAGGTCCATGTCACCCTTGTTGACAGTCTTCACGCTTTTGCCTCGATAGCTGCGGTTGGTGAACTCCTCGTACGGGTCGCCACCGGATAGGCTCTGTGCCCGGGCATACGTGGCGGTATAATCGCTATATTGCAGGCTGATAGGGCGATAACCCGTATCTTTTCCTGTTCGTGCTGCTTCTTCGTCGAAACCGTAACCACTGTTGGGAGACTCGATGAATACGATAGCCGCATCAGCTTCTTGCGGAGTGGAAACCAACTCGAAGTATCTTTCCACTAATTCCTTGCTCAGCGGGGTGATGTGCTGTTCTTCGATACGTCCACCCCAGAAGTCAATGTAGGAGGGGACATAACGCTCGGGGATATACACTTTCTTCTTTCCTTCCAACGGCAGTACGCCTGCATGGTTCTTTAACATGACAACACTTTTCAATTGGGCATCGTATCCTTCCTGCATGAATTCGGGACAGCCTACCACTTCGCTTGTGTATGTCGGATCGAGATAAGGATTCTCGAACAAACCGGTGCGGAAGATATTGGTCAATAAACGGCGGGCGGAAGTCCGCATACGTTTCTGCATCCACTCTTCACCCTGTTTTTCCACTCCTATACGGTAAGCATCAAGCACAGGTCCCCGGTCGTTATTTCCGCCGAATTGGTCGACTCCTGCCATCAGAACTTTGTAATGACGTTCCGCCACGCTTTTGGTTTCCATGCCCCACGGTTTTCCTTTGCAGGCGTATACTCCCACTTCGTCATGCGTGATTCCCCAGTCGGAGCAAATCACTCCGTTGTAGTTCTGTTGTTCGCGCAGCATATTTTGGATAAACTTCCGGCTGAAACCACTACCTACACCGTCCGGTTCGAAACCTACGCAAGCGGAATAGTCGGGCATCAAGGCAGCAGATACCTTGGTTTTGCCTTCCAGCTTGAAAGCGCCTTCCGTGAAAGGCTGCGTATGCAATTCGAAATTGCCATTGGGAAAAACGGCGTATTTTCCATATCCCTGATGACCGTCTCGCCCGCCTTCGTTGCATGCTCCAGTCCCCGGCCAGTGTTTCACCATCGTGTTCACACTGTTCCAGCCCCATCCGTCACAGATTTCCGCATCGCCTTCCGATGTCTGGAAACCGTCGCAATAGGCACGTGCCATGTCGGTAGCAAGTTTGGTTCCTTCTCCCATTGTATAACAGAAGCGCATCCACCGCGGGTCGGTTCCTATGTCCACCATCGGGAAGAGGGAAGTGGTGAAACCTAATGCTCTGTATTCTATGGAGCCTATTTCCGCAAAGCGTTTCATGATTTCGGGTGAGAAAGTGGCGCACATACCTAGACTGCCCGGCCACATGGAGATTTTGCCACCTCCGCCGGCGTTGAATTCCGCATCCGCCCGCGATGAGTGGCGGGGGTCAGAAGAATTGTTGCATGGAATACCGAATCTCAGACTTTCCACATAACTTTGTGCCGCATTGTTCCAACGGGCAGCCGTTTCCGGGCTTTCCACAGAGGTGATAAGCACGTGGCGTACTCCGTCTTTCTCGAGAAACGTCTTTTGTTCATCGGTCAGCTCCCAGGCAGGAACACCGCTTTCGGTATGTGTTTTGCCGTTGTATATGTTTCTGTTCACGGGGATGGTCTGATGGCTACTGTAGAGCATAAGCCCTGCGATGTCTTCCATGCTGAGCTGGGCAGTCAAGTCCGCCACACGTGCATCTACCGGTTGCCGCCAGTCTTCATATACGTCCAATCTACCGTTGCGGTTCAAGTCTTTGAACGCATATCCATCCTGTCGGATAATGGTGATTCCTGACGTTGGGCTGTATCCTAATGTGGCACCGTCTTTTTGGGTTATCAAATGATATCCGTCTGCTACGGATTCCGTCCATCGTTGTCCGCTGCAACTGCATAGTACGCAGCCGGATAATAAGAGCATCGAATATAAACTTTTTCTTATCATGGTTTTTATTTCAATGTAAGTAGTATTTTTTCTAATTTTTTCTCTGTAATCATTTTCGTTCCCGTACTTATTCTATTTCTTGTTTCCAAAATTCTCATACTCGCCGTTCATCACCCGTTTTACGGCATTCAGGTAACCGAATCCGTTTTTCATATCGGGCAGGAGATAGCTGCCCTCCACCCATTCGTTCCAGGAGTTGATTGTAATCAGTTTGGGGCGTTCGGGACGTTGATCTACGTACTCTTTCGTTTTTTGCAGGAAAGCGGCGAAACTTTCGGGCGAGTCATTGTAATGCACGATTTCGTTGGCTTTTTTGTTCGGGAACCGAGGTGAATCGTCCCAGCCGATAGATACATTCGGGAAGAAAGGAACCTCGAGCGAATCCAATGCTTGCGTCCATTGTTCTCTGCGTTGCATAGCTTTTGTTCCCCATGATACATAGTCTTCCTCGAAAGGCCATCCCCAGTTGTATTTTGTTACGCTATTGACGCCTACCGTGGCCACCATTTCCATAAATTCGGGGAAGGGGAAGCCATCGCCGATGAGTTGGAGATGTAAATCCGGGAATCCGGCTTTTTTTACTTCTTCTCTAAAGTAGTCCATTGCCTTTTTTACCCCTTTGGCATCGCCGAAGTTCTCGCGTAGCTCGTAGTAACCGAAGATAGAGAATACCGGACAACCGTCTATCTTGAAATAGTTCGGTTGGTGGAAATATTGGCGTATTACCCGTTCTACGATGATTTTGAAGTTATCCCAGTCTACCGTCCCGTTCCATAAACGCGATTTATCATCTTTGTATCGGTGTACATTCCAATAGTTGTGTGCTACGTGGTGGTTAGCCCACATCAGGTAGAATTTCATTTTTTCGTTGTTTTTGGCTTTCAGGAATCCGTTGTTGACGGTGCTTTCCAAAAAAGGCTGCCCATCATACCAGTACCAGTCGAAGATAAACATATTGATGCCGTGGGCGGTTGCCACATCAATCCATTTTTCCATCACTTGTGTGTCATCATCCATTTCGTATCCCCACAAAGGTACTTTTGGCTGATAGTGCCCTTCGAAACGGGGAGTGCCTTTTTTGATGACTTCCCATTCGCCGATACCTTCTCCCCATAAAGTGTCTTGTGCCATCGGGTCGTTGTGGCATGACGGCCATATATAGGCTGCCACATAATAGTCCTCTTGTTCTTCCGGCTGTCCGTCAACTTTTTGAGTAGACGGGGCACATGAGCAGATTGTCGTCATGGCTGCCGTTATAAAGAAACTTCTCCATACATTTTTTGTGATTGTCTTCATAGGAAATTTGTAATATTAATAAATAATGCGCAAATGTATGAATTGGCAAGAACTATAAAGGCTAAAATTTTGCCTTAATAGGCTAAAATTCTGTCAAACGGATTTATAGGAATGAGGTTTGAGGCTTTTCTAAAAGTAGATGTTTAAACCTTATGAAAGGTTTATTGTGGTAATGTGGGTTAAGATTGCACTATACGAGCTACACAAACTGATTTCCCTGAATAACGTGAGCACGGTCCGCATAACCAACTATGAAGCCACGATGCAATGGTTGTACGATGCCACCGCTGTAAAATCAACTCTCAGATTTTACGCAAGCTGGACGGTGAAAAGAAGCCCATCAGCAAAATTGCTATGGCAACCTTCCTGCGCGACTACGACCCATGCAAAAATCTGTAGCAGATTTAGTGAGACTGCCCGGAATAACCCCGACAAGGTGCAAATCCCGACCATTACAGTCGGGATCCGTTTTTATTGAATTATACCATCGATAAATCAAAGGCATAGGAATAGTCAATACATTTTTTGTTTTCGTGATTGTCCAACCAGCCTTTTTCCTTATGGCTGATTTGTGAAATTTCGCCGGCTTTTGTATTCTTGAACCGTTCTGCAACATCTTTCAGTACGTTGACTTCCGTTTCATCAAACACCTCCATATCGGGTTCTGTATTGGAGTTCAGCTCAATACCGGACGTCATGTCAGGAAAAATATACTCATCCATTCTTATCTCCGGAATGGAATCATAGACACGTCCCCAATTTTCAGGAACCGGTCCGTATGGCAATGCCGAATACTCCAATCCTGTAATTCCGTAGCCCTTGCGACGGTAACACAGAAAATCTACATAAAACAAAAGCTTGTTCATTTTGGTCACGAACACACCTTTCATTTCCTTGATAAAATATTTTACGGCAGCAGCTATTTTTGTCGGGGAGTATGAGACATACCCTGATAATGCGGATGGCTGATTTTCTGGACACTCGTATTGTGGCAGACCCGTAACCCGTTTGTGTATTTTCGCGTAATCCTTTTCCCCGATAGTCTGAATGGAAGCCTCAAGGAAAGACAGGAATGTACGTTTGTCCCTGATCGCGATCAACATGCGGGCGTTTGAGGTGCTAGGCATCTCTCCGTTTTCATAATAACGGTATTGGTTTGCACCGAAGCCAAGAATCTCAGACATCTTGAGTGCTGACAGCCCATAATATTTCCGCAGAGCGCATATCTCATCTGGAAACGGTATTCCATGACGGACACGGTATTGATTATAAACTTGACTCATGTTAACCTCGTCAAGTTCCGTTGTCGTCCAAAATTCTCCGTTTTTATCTATAATGCCTACATGGATATAGTCAAACTGCTCTTTTCTGAAAACAACTGTTCGCAATTCCGTGAACAGCTGCTCACCGTCTGCAAGTTTTATTTTATTCATCGTCAATTGTTTTAAGAGGGTAAGACATTGGATGCTCTGCCGTATGAAACGAAATGCAGATAGTATGAGAATTTGGTGTTCCCATTGAAATCTTGATGTAAACCTCGGTTCCGTTAACATCTTTTCCGAACACCCACATTTCCCCGTAGTTATTCAGTTCATCTGTAATCGGCCCCTCCGAATAATCGTGCCATTTCAATGATATGACCACTTCTTCTCGCAAACGCGGCGAGATTTCCAGATCAAGCAACGTGTTGCGGTTCTTATCCCGGTCATCACGGAATCTTATTCCGAAGATTTTCACCTTAACACAAAAGTTGCTCAGAAACTTTTCTACATCTTCTTTCGTAATCATAGTGCAAAGTTACAATATTAAAATAAATGATACAACCTTAAAGTTGAATTTTTAATCCTGTATAACAAAAATACATGGTGCTGGACTAAACGATTTATTTACCATTTCAAAATTTATCTATCACCAATTTAGGTGGTAGATAAACTATTCCCAGCCCGTGGAGCACAATACATTAACGGTTGTTGCCATATTGATTTTCGGTTTAACTCTTGATTTAACTCTGATAGTAAAAAGTGGCTAAATCCGTAGAAAAATGGGGTAGCATATAAAGAAAAAGCAGTTGTCTTTATTGATAACTGCTTAATAATTAGTCTTTTAAAAGTGGTGCCACCAGGAATCGAACCGGGGACACAAGGATTTTCAGTCCTTTGCTCTACCAACTGAGCTATGGCACCTTTCTCGTTTGCGGGTGCAAAGATAAGTATATTTTTTAATATCGCAATAACTTCGGGGAAAATTTTTGCCAAATTCTGATTGGTGAAAGTATGGATGTATTTTTATTAGAATAAACCTCACGCCAAACTGTTTTCACGTTTATTATCTTCAAGAAAACAGAGATTAACTATTATCTTAACATTGTATGCACACAGATGCTGGCAAAAGTTGCATCGTACTATTTTTTAGGTATAAAGGAGGGGCGAAAATAAAGAAGCTGTCTAACAAGTTCTATTTTAACGATTTCACCCCTTCCAGAATATGTTTTGGCAGGGGTGACTTCTAATTACTGAGACCTGTTAGGCAGCCTCTTCATTATTTCATCATCATGTTTTATAGAGAGGAGTTGATTGCTTGTGCTATGGATTTGAATTCTTCATTCGACAATTTCAGTTTCGGATTCGAAAACAACATATCCGATTCCTTTTGAATAGGAATTAAATGAATATGTGCATGAGGCACTTCCAATCCGATAACAGCTTCGCCTACCTTTCGGCAAGGGAATGCT contains these protein-coding regions:
- a CDS encoding family 43 glycosylhydrolase, whose product is MIRLIHIVGILACLFSNFSCQYKVATSHASETIDSASYYTNPLLYNSGSTFGALFHDGMYYYICGVDDKICLWALEDITEISHVPAKTIWPVNNNQSYSHIWDPQIHYINGKWYVYFNMDDGDLDNRQLYVLENASPNPLEGEFVLKGKISTDPHNNLAIYGHPFVHKGKLYLLWSGWKNKRIFEEMQCLYIAEMSDPWTLASERVLISEPKYEWECQWVGTDGNKTAYPVYVNEMPFLFHSRNKDKLLIYYSASANWTPYHCIGLLVASADSDLLSPTSWTKLSEPVFRQSPENNVYAPVNICFIPSPDYKEWYMLYLVHNSPHNTLVENNCSLRMQPIGWDEAGLPLLGKPAKEGEVFRKPSGL
- a CDS encoding glycoside hydrolase family 3 protein, with the protein product MLLLSGCVLCSCSGQRWTESVADGYHLITQKDGATLGYSPTSGITIIRQDGYAFKDLNRNGRLDVYEDWRQPVDARVADLTAQLSMEDIAGLMLYSSHQTIPVNRNIYNGKTHTESGVPAWELTDEQKTFLEKDGVRHVLITSVESPETAARWNNAAQSYVESLRFGIPCNNSSDPRHSSRADAEFNAGGGGKISMWPGSLGMCATFSPEIMKRFAEIGSIEYRALGFTTSLFPMVDIGTDPRWMRFCYTMGEGTKLATDMARAYCDGFQTSEGDAEICDGWGWNSVNTMVKHWPGTGACNEGGRDGHQGYGKYAVFPNGNFELHTQPFTEGAFKLEGKTKVSAALMPDYSACVGFEPDGVGSGFSRKFIQNMLREQQNYNGVICSDWGITHDEVGVYACKGKPWGMETKSVAERHYKVLMAGVDQFGGNNDRGPVLDAYRIGVEKQGEEWMQKRMRTSARRLLTNIFRTGLFENPYLDPTYTSEVVGCPEFMQEGYDAQLKSVVMLKNHAGVLPLEGKKKVYIPERYVPSYIDFWGGRIEEQHITPLSKELVERYFELVSTPQEADAAIVFIESPNSGYGFDEEAARTGKDTGYRPISLQYSDYTATYARAQSLSGGDPYEEFTNRSYRGKSVKTVNKGDMDLVIQTKKSMGEKPVIVAINVLNPPVLSEIEPYADALFLLFDVQRQTVLDLMSGKAEPSALLPFQMPADMRTVEEQAEDTPHDMRCYHDADGHVYDYTYGLNWKGVIDDERVKKYK
- a CDS encoding glycoside hydrolase family 99-like domain-containing protein yields the protein MKTITKNVWRSFFITAAMTTICSCAPSTQKVDGQPEEQEDYYVAAYIWPSCHNDPMAQDTLWGEGIGEWEVIKKGTPRFEGHYQPKVPLWGYEMDDDTQVMEKWIDVATAHGINMFIFDWYWYDGQPFLESTVNNGFLKAKNNEKMKFYLMWANHHVAHNYWNVHRYKDDKSRLWNGTVDWDNFKIIVERVIRQYFHQPNYFKIDGCPVFSIFGYYELRENFGDAKGVKKAMDYFREEVKKAGFPDLHLQLIGDGFPFPEFMEMVATVGVNSVTKYNWGWPFEEDYVSWGTKAMQRREQWTQALDSLEVPFFPNVSIGWDDSPRFPNKKANEIVHYNDSPESFAAFLQKTKEYVDQRPERPKLITINSWNEWVEGSYLLPDMKNGFGYLNAVKRVMNGEYENFGNKK
- a CDS encoding type II toxin-antitoxin system antitoxin SocA domain-containing protein: MNKIKLADGEQLFTELRTVVFRKEQFDYIHVGIIDKNGEFWTTTELDEVNMSQVYNQYRVRHGIPFPDEICALRKYYGLSALKMSEILGFGANQYRYYENGEMPSTSNARMLIAIRDKRTFLSFLEASIQTIGEKDYAKIHKRVTGLPQYECPENQPSALSGYVSYSPTKIAAAVKYFIKEMKGVFVTKMNKLLFYVDFLCYRRKGYGITGLEYSALPYGPVPENWGRVYDSIPEIRMDEYIFPDMTSGIELNSNTEPDMEVFDETEVNVLKDVAERFKNTKAGEISQISHKEKGWLDNHENKKCIDYSYAFDLSMV
- a CDS encoding toxin, which encodes MITKEDVEKFLSNFCVKVKIFGIRFRDDRDKNRNTLLDLEISPRLREEVVISLKWHDYSEGPITDELNNYGEMWVFGKDVNGTEVYIKISMGTPNSHTICISFHTAEHPMSYPLKTIDDE